The nucleotide sequence CCGACACGCGAAGAGGCCCCGGCACATCCGCCGGGGCCTCTTCGCGTGTCAGGGGCGCAGGTCGCGCTCAGGGGGCGCTCACGACAGTTTCAGCGCTCCGGCCATCACCGAGAGCTGGGCGAAGCCGCCCGTCCCCGCCACGACGGTGGTGGAGCCCGCCGTGCTGCCCTGGAGGACCAGGGCGTCGTAGCGGCCGCCCGTGTAGCGGATCCAGGTGCGGCCGCCGATCTGCTCGGTGACCTTGGTCGCGGTCGAGCCCTGGCTGGCCGCGTCGACGAACTTCGCGCGCTCCTGAGTGGACTGCTCGATGGTCACGTACTCCCCGTCGGGAGCGTGGAAACCGAGGTGCCAGGCGTCGAAGGCATCGCTCTTGAAGCGGACCGAGGTCGCCTTCCAGGTGTCCGGCAGCCCCTCGGGCGCGGCCACCGGGTACGCCGCCGCGCGGCGCGCCGTGAGGAGCTCGACGCGGTAGTCGACCTGCTGGACGTCGCGAGGGCGATCGTCGTGCGGGACGAAGAGGTATATGACCCAGGCGGCGATCATGATCACCCCGAGGGAGAGGATCATGTCGCGGGCCGTCTTCTGCTTGCCGTTCGAACCTGCCACGCCCCTATCGTCGCAGGTGCCCGAGGCGCTCATCCGTGGGGTCCCCTGCTCATTTTGTCGGACTGACGATAGAGTCGGGTTCGAACCCTCATCCGGCCGTCGTCGTATCAGTCAGAAAGGTGCGCTCCGATGACCGAGCATCATCACTTGCCGTCCGAACTCGATGTCCCCTCCGAGGCCCCGGACCGCAACCTCGCCCTGGAACTCGTCCGGGTGACCGAAGCCGCCGCCATGGCCGCGGGCCGCTGGGTGGGACGCGGCGACAAGAACGGCGCCGACGGCGCCGCGGTGCGCGCCATGCGGACCCTCGTCTCCACCGTGTCGATGAACGGCGTGGTCGTCATCGGCGAGGGCGAGAAGGACGAGGCCCCGATGCTCTTCAACGGCGAGCGCGTCGGTGACGGGACCGGGCCCGAGGTCGACATCGCCGTCGACCCGATCGACGGCACCACGCTGACGGCCAAGGGCATGCCGAACGCGATCGCCGTCCTCGCGGCCACCGAGCGGGGCGCGATGTTCGACCCGTCCGCCGTGTTCTACATGGACAAACTGGTCACCGGCCCGGAGGCCGCCGAGTTCGTCGACATCGACGCGCCCGTCGAGGTCAACATCCGCCGGGTGGCCAAGGCCAAGCGGGCCACGCCCGAGGACGTCACCGTCGTCATCCTGGACCGCCCCCGCCACGCGGGCATCATCGAGGAGATCCGGGCGACCGGTGCGCGCATCAAGCTGATCTCCGACGGCGACGTGGCCGGCTCGATCCTGGCGCTGCGCGAGGGCACCGGCATCGACCTGCTGCTCGGCATCGGCGGCACCCCCGAGGGCATCATCTCGGCCTGCGCCGTGCGGTGCCTGGGCGGTGTCATCCAGGGCAAGCTGTGGCCCAAGGACGACGAGGAGCGGCAGCGCGCGATCGACGCCGGGCACGACCTCGACCGCGTGCTGACCACCGAGGACCTGGTGACCGGCGAGAACGTGTTCTTCGTCGCCACCGGCATCACCGACGGCGAACTGCTGCGGGGCGTGCGGTACCGGTCGGAGACCGCGACCACGGACTCGATCGTGATGCGGTCGAAGTCGGGCACGGTCCGGCGGATCGACTCCGAGCACCGGCTGAGCAAGCTGCGGGCCTACAGCGCCGTGGACTTCGACCGGGCCAAGTAGCCGCCGGGGGCCGCTCCCGCGGTGCGGTGCGGGGGCGGCGGCCCGGAGCGGTCCGGAGCGGTCCGGGCCAGAAAGCGGCCGCGCGCCCGTCGTGACAGGCCGGCGGTCGCCGCGCCCTGACGGGCGAAGAGACAGGGCGCCCCCGGTGCGGAGGGGGCGCCCCTCGTCTTCTCCGGGCCCTCGGGGCGGGTCCGGCCGGGCCCGCCCGGGCGGCGGCCGACCGGACGCGGGCTACCCCGCCTGGGCTATGCGGCCCGCCGCTTGGGCCGCCTTCTTCAGCTCCACGTCACGGCGACGGCGCCGGGCGAGGGCCACCCGCCGTTCGGCGGCGGTGAGGCCGCCCCACACGCCGTAGGGCTCGGGTTGCAGGAGCGCGTGTTCGCGGCACTCCACCATGACGGGACAGCGGGCGCACACCCGCTTCGCGGCTTCCTCGCGGGAGAGCCGGGCGGCCGTGGGCTCCTTGGAGGGGGCGAAGAACAGGCCTGCCTCGTCGCGTCGGCACACCGCCTCGGTATGCCAGGGAGCGTCTTGGTCCCTGTCGCGCGCTGGCACCCGCTGGGCCGGAACAGCGGCGACCTGCAGGGACGAATGCGGCGGTTGCAGCACGGGTCTACTCCTGACGACGGCTTCGCGAGCGAGAGACGATGCAGCAGGCCTACCCGCTGTGCGCGCGCCTATGCACTGAGTTCCCTCCCTCCGCGCGCCCCCGGGGACCAGCCGGCCGCCCCGGTGACCCGTGCGCGGAGTTCACGGCCGTCAATGGCCCAGGTGTTTGCGCAAACTCCGGTCGACCTTGTTCTGGACCCGGTCGAGAATGTCCGCGACGAGCTTGCCGCGCTTGGGCCGCCCCTCGATGTTGCCCAGCACGGCCCAGCCGTCGACGTAGACCACCGGGGCGTCGGGCTGGGGCGAATCGAGCGCGTCCACCTCGAAGTTGCCGAGCACGGCGCCGCCGGTGCCGCGCAGCGAGACGTTCTCCGGGACGCGGACCTCGACGTTGCCGAAGACCGAGATCGCCTTGATCACGACCTGCTGGTACTCGAAGAGGGCCTCGGTGAGGTCGATCTCGACGCTGCCGAAGACCGCGTAGGCGTGGATACGGCGGCCCGCGCGCCAGCGGCCCCGGCGGACCGCGCTGCTGAAGACGGCCACCACGTTGTCGTCGGGGTCGGCGGGGATCGCGCCCGCGGTGGGCCTGCTGGGGGCGGGGGCGGCGCGGCGCTCGTGCGCGGCGGGCAGGTCCCGGACGAACTCCTCCAGCTCGCCGACCGTCTTGGCGGCCAGGACGCCCTCGACGCGCTCGGCGTGCTCGTCGGCGGTCAGCCGGCCCTCCGCCAGGGCGTCGCGGAGGATGTCGGCGACGCGGTCGCGGTCGGCGTCCGAGGCGCGCAGCGCGGACGGCGGTGTGGGGGCGGCGGTCTGCTTCTGAAGGTCCACGGGACCAGCCTACCCACACACGATAGATCGCGATAGTCCCCGTCGCGGACGGAGTGCGCCCCTACTGAGCCTTACCTCACAGGCTCCCCGTCGGCGGCAGGTCCTACGCTGGTGGGCGCCCGCCGGAGATGGCGGGCCCGCTGTCCGTCGAGTGAGGAATGGGCGAGATGCCTGAGTTCGCATACACCGATCTGCTTCCCATGGGAGAGGACACCACCCCCTACCGGCTGGTGACCGCCGAGGGTGTCTCCACCTTCGAGGCCGACGGGCGGACGTTCCTCAAGGTGGAGCCGGAGGCGCTGCGCAAGCTCGCCGAGGAGGCCATCCACGACATCCAGCACTACCTGCGCCCGGCCCACCTGGCCCAGCTGCGCCGCATCATCGACGACCCGGAGGCCTCCGGGAACGACAAGTTCGTCGCCCTGGACCTGCTGAAGAACGCGAACATCGCGGCCGCCGGCGTGCTCCCCATGTGCCAGGACACCGGCACGGCGATCGTCATGGGCAAGCGCGGGCAGAACGTGCTCACCGAGGGCGGCGACGAGGCGGCCCTGAGCCGCGGCATCTACGACGCGTACCTGAACCTCAACCTGCGCTACTCGCAGATGGCCCCGCTGACCATGTGGGACGAGAAGAACACCGGCTCCAACCTCCCGGCGCAGATCGAGCTGTACGCGGCCGACGGCGGCGCGTACAAGTTCCTGTTCATGGCCAAGGGCGGCGGCTCGGCCAACAAGAGCTTCCTCTACCAGGAGACGAAGGCCGTCCTGAACGAGGCCTCCATGATGAGGTTCCTGGAGGAGAAGATCCGCTCGCTCGGCACGGCCGCGTGCCCGCCGTACCACCTGGCGATCGTCGTGGGCGGCACCTCGGCCGAGTACGCGCTGAAGACCGCGAAGTACGCCTCCGCGCACTACCTGGACGAGATCCCGGCCGAGGGCTCGCCGCTCGGGCACGGCTTCCGGGACAAGGAGCTCGAGGAGAAGGTCTTCGAGCTGACGCAGAAGATCGGCATCGGCGCGCAGTTCGGCGGCAAGTACTTCTGCCACGACGTGCGCGTGGTGCGGCTGCCGCGGCACGGCGCGTCCTGCCCGGTCGCCATCGCCGTCTCCTGCTCGGCCGACCGGCAGGCCGTCGCGAAGATCACCGCCGAGGGCGTCTTCCTGGAGCAGCTCGAGACCGACCCGGCGCGCTTCCTGCCCGAGACCACGGACGAGCACCTGGACGACTCGTCCGACGTCGTCCGGATCGACCTGAACCAGCCGATGGACGAGATCCTCGCCGAGCTGACGAAGTACCCGGTCAAGACCCGGCTCTCGCTGACCGGCCCGCTCGTCGTGGCGCGCGACATCGCGCACGCCAAGATCAAGGAACGCCTCGACGCGGGCGAGGAGATGCCGCAGTACCTGAAGGACCACCCGGTGTACTACGCCGGTCCGGCCAAGACGCCCGAGGGGTACGCGTCCGGTTCCTTCGGCCCGACGACGGCCGGCCGGATGGACTCCTACGTGGAGCAGTTCCAGGCGGCCGGCGGCTCCAAGGT is from Streptomyces asoensis and encodes:
- a CDS encoding DUF4245 domain-containing protein → MAGSNGKQKTARDMILSLGVIMIAAWVIYLFVPHDDRPRDVQQVDYRVELLTARRAAAYPVAAPEGLPDTWKATSVRFKSDAFDAWHLGFHAPDGEYVTIEQSTQERAKFVDAASQGSTATKVTEQIGGRTWIRYTGGRYDALVLQGSTAGSTTVVAGTGGFAQLSVMAGALKLS
- the glpX gene encoding class II fructose-bisphosphatase, coding for MTEHHHLPSELDVPSEAPDRNLALELVRVTEAAAMAAGRWVGRGDKNGADGAAVRAMRTLVSTVSMNGVVVIGEGEKDEAPMLFNGERVGDGTGPEVDIAVDPIDGTTLTAKGMPNAIAVLAATERGAMFDPSAVFYMDKLVTGPEAAEFVDIDAPVEVNIRRVAKAKRATPEDVTVVILDRPRHAGIIEEIRATGARIKLISDGDVAGSILALREGTGIDLLLGIGGTPEGIISACAVRCLGGVIQGKLWPKDDEERQRAIDAGHDLDRVLTTEDLVTGENVFFVATGITDGELLRGVRYRSETATTDSIVMRSKSGTVRRIDSEHRLSKLRAYSAVDFDRAK
- a CDS encoding WhiB family transcriptional regulator, whose protein sequence is MLQPPHSSLQVAAVPAQRVPARDRDQDAPWHTEAVCRRDEAGLFFAPSKEPTAARLSREEAAKRVCARCPVMVECREHALLQPEPYGVWGGLTAAERRVALARRRRRDVELKKAAQAAGRIAQAG
- a CDS encoding DUF1707 domain-containing protein, coding for MDLQKQTAAPTPPSALRASDADRDRVADILRDALAEGRLTADEHAERVEGVLAAKTVGELEEFVRDLPAAHERRAAPAPSRPTAGAIPADPDDNVVAVFSSAVRRGRWRAGRRIHAYAVFGSVEIDLTEALFEYQQVVIKAISVFGNVEVRVPENVSLRGTGGAVLGNFEVDALDSPQPDAPVVYVDGWAVLGNIEGRPKRGKLVADILDRVQNKVDRSLRKHLGH
- a CDS encoding fumarate hydratase, with product MPEFAYTDLLPMGEDTTPYRLVTAEGVSTFEADGRTFLKVEPEALRKLAEEAIHDIQHYLRPAHLAQLRRIIDDPEASGNDKFVALDLLKNANIAAAGVLPMCQDTGTAIVMGKRGQNVLTEGGDEAALSRGIYDAYLNLNLRYSQMAPLTMWDEKNTGSNLPAQIELYAADGGAYKFLFMAKGGGSANKSFLYQETKAVLNEASMMRFLEEKIRSLGTAACPPYHLAIVVGGTSAEYALKTAKYASAHYLDEIPAEGSPLGHGFRDKELEEKVFELTQKIGIGAQFGGKYFCHDVRVVRLPRHGASCPVAIAVSCSADRQAVAKITAEGVFLEQLETDPARFLPETTDEHLDDSSDVVRIDLNQPMDEILAELTKYPVKTRLSLTGPLVVARDIAHAKIKERLDAGEEMPQYLKDHPVYYAGPAKTPEGYASGSFGPTTAGRMDSYVEQFQAAGGSKVMLAKGNRSKQVTDACNSHGGFYLGSIGGPAARLAQDCIKKVEVVEYEELGMEAVWKIEVEDFPAFVVVDDKGNDFFQDPAPAPTFSSIPVRGPGLA